The following are encoded in a window of Cydia amplana chromosome 20, ilCydAmpl1.1, whole genome shotgun sequence genomic DNA:
- the LOC134657739 gene encoding facilitated trehalose transporter Tret1-like, translated as MKEMPVTIGNLTVGYSIGWATSIIPKLKDPLQTPLPYLIFENDASCIANSMIIGAVVGCFISGFMANMVGRKPCLLLTPSFNILGYAFMANALNVSTLRVGRFVAGMAAGSIHLINVVYLGEIASPEIRGALIAMAGIMHVFGNLVVCSLGSYVSVKAVCYVCVSISCVHVLAMCYVPESQVYQVMRGKLNEARLTLHDLGRSEDIDEELKLICKHSDEALLPPVPPTKDGHGKAAKRWLIKLERKNIRGFYITTVLLCLQATRGRIAAIYLATMIFKSSFSSVDPDVGNVVLVLTEFCGVIMTPLLVERCGRRFMLMLSLGFCCLFMV; from the exons ATGAAAGAGATGCCAG TAACCATCGGTAATCTAACAGTAGGATATTCCATCGGTTGGGCGACGTCTATCATACCCAAGCTGAAAGATCCATTGCAAACCCCACTGCCGTACCTAATCTTCGAAAACGATGCGTCCTGTATAGCGAACTCTATGATCATTGGGGCTGTTGTTG GTTGTTTCATATCCGGCTTTATGGCTAACATGGTCGGTCGCAAACCGTGTCTGCTTCTTACACCTAGTTTCAACATTCTCGGCTATGCTTTCATGGCTAATGCTCTCAATGTTAGTACGTTGAGGGTGGGAAGGTTCGTTGCTGGCATGGCTGCTGGCTCCATCCATTTGATCAACGTTGTTTACCTTGGTGAGATTGC TTCACCAGAAATCCGAGGTGCCCTGATAGCCATGGCCGGCATCATGCATGTATTTGGAAATCTGGTAGTGTGTTCTCTGGGCTCGTACGTGTCTGTGAAAGCGGTGTGCTATGTGTGCGTCAGTATCAGCTGTGTGCATGTGCTGGCAATGTGTTATGTGCCGGAATCACAGGTGTATCAAGTGATGAGAG GTAAACTTAATGAAGCACGACTCACTCTACACGATCTAGGAAGAAGTGAAGACATCGATGAAGAATTAAAACTCATTTGTAAACATAGCGACGAAGCGCTACTACCACCAGTACCACCAACGAAAGACGGCCATGGAAAAGCAGCAAAAAGATGGTTAATAAAACTTGAGAGGAAGAACATAAGAGGGTTTTACATAACGACCGTTCTTCTTTGTCTGCAAGCTACGCGTGGGAGGATAGCAGCGATTTATCTTGcaactatgatttttaaaagTTCGTTTTCTTCAGTGGACCCTGATGTGGGGAATGTTGTGCTTGTATTGACAGAGTTTTGTGGGGTCATCATGACCCCTTTGCTGGTTGAGAGGTGTGGCCGACGCTTCATGCTGATGTTGTCGCTTGGTTTTTGCTGTTTGTTTATG
- the LOC134657742 gene encoding keratinocyte proline-rich protein-like, which produces MSDCCKTRTKNPCMVCKRTVTAKTGLQCQGSCKSWIHFTCCSYTPGKIKDIKAKTIKVRCPCPDCSNPQGPKEVIMKDSGFTCVNKTCPINLPPSCKNDSLDKMNQQPSPCTFSCKEWPGVPCSAESCRDNTQEDCCPDESYPIPHQHPPCPPSPPPAPCIPAPKPCPPPPPCPPPKPCTTARPCPPAKTCPPAKPSPKPCSPAPMTPTSNSPSPPRRMSPSSTPVMPSISLVENMCETVGLLSDQLNQLMCKMTDVLNPSANSQRESSSCRCPKNPRR; this is translated from the coding sequence ATGTCTGATTGTTGTAAAACCAGGACCAAAAACCCATGCATGGTCTGCAAGCGCACCGTGACGGCCAAAACGGGCCTGCAGTGCCAAGGGTCTTGCAAATCTTGGATCCACTTCACTTGCTGCAGCTACACCCCTggaaaaattaaagatatcaaGGCCAAAACTATTAAAGTTCGATGTCCATGCCCGGACTGCTCTAATCCACAAGGACCGAAAGAAGTTATCATGAAGGATTCGGGCTTCACATGCGTCAACAAAACATGTCCCATAAACTTGCCACCCTCATGTAAGAATGACTCTCTGGATAAAATGAACCAGCAACCCTCGCCATGTACATTCTCATGTAAGGAGTGGCCTGGAGTTCCGTGTAGCGCCGAGTCCTGCAGAGATAATACGCAAGAAGATTGTTGCCCTGATGAATCGTATCCCATTCCACACCAACATCCACCGTGTccgccgtcgccgccgccggcgccgtGTATTCCAGCGCCGAAACCTTGTCCACCACCCCCACCATGTCCGCCGCCGAAGCCATGTACGACGGCGAGGCCATGTCCGCCGGCGAAGACATGCCCACCAGCGAAGCCAAGTCCGAAGCCGTGTTCGCCTGCGCCAATGACGCCGACATCGAATTCACCGTCTCCACCTCGGCGTATGTCACCTTCATCTACCCCAGTAATGCCTTCAATAAGTCTCGTGGAAAACATGTGCGAGACCGTTGGACTGTTGAGTGACCAGCTTAATCAGTTGATGTGTAAGATGACAGACGTACTAAACCCGAGTGCCAACTCGCAACGGGAGTCAAGCTCGTGTCGTTGCCCAAAAAATCCTAGACGATAG
- the LOC134657741 gene encoding keratin-associated protein 10-7-like, which produces MMSDCCKTRTKNPCMICKRTVTTKTGLQCQGSCKTWIHFACCKYTPGKIKDIKAKIIQVRCPCPDCSNPQGPKEVVKKDSGFTCVNKSCPINLPPSCKNGSQDKMNQPPLPCTFTCKEWPGVPCSANSCRDNTQEDCCPDESYPIPHKHPPCPPSPPPAPCIPAPKPCPPPPPCPPPKPCQPAKTSPPAKPSPKPCSPAPMMPACESNSPSPPRCMSAASAPSVMPSISVVENLCETVGQLSDQLNQLMCKMTTAIDPCANSQQDPLPCCCPKNPTSASRR; this is translated from the coding sequence ATGATGTCTGATTGTTGTAAAACCAGGACCAAAAATCCATGCATGATCTGCAAGCGCACCGTGACTACCAAAACGGGCCTGCAGTGCCAAGGGTCTTGCAAAACTTGGATCCACTTCGCTTGTTGCAAGTACACCCCTggaaaaattaaagatatcaaGGCCAAAATTATTCAAGTTCGATGTCCATGCCCAGACTGCTCTAATCCACAAGGACCGAAAGAAGTTGTCAAGAAGGATTCGGGCTTCACATGCGTCAACAAATCATGTCCCATAAACTTGCCACCCTCATGTAAGAATGGCTCTCAGGATAAAATGAACCAGCCACCCTTGCCATGTACATTCACATGTAAAGAGTGGCCGGGAGTTCCGTGTAGCGCTAATTCCTGCAGAGATAATACGCAAGAAGATTGCTGCCCTGATGAATCGTATCCCATTCCACACAAACATCCACCGTGTccgccgtcgccgccgccggcgccgtGTATTCCAGCGCCGAAACCTTGTCCACCACCCCCACCATGTCCGCCGCCGAAGCCATGTCAGCCGGCGAAGACAAGTCCACCAGCGAAGCCAAGTCCGAAGCCGTGTTCGCCTGCGCCAATGATGCCGGCCTGTGAATCGAACTCACCGTCTCCACCTCGGTGTATGTCAGCTGCATCTGCCCCATCAGTAATGCCTTCAATAAGTGTCGTGGAAAACTTGTGCGAGACCGTCGGGCAGTTGAGTGACCAGCTTAATCAGTTGATGTGTAAGATGACAACCGCAATAGACCCGTGTGCCAACTCGCAACAGGACCCACTCCCGTGTTGTTGCCCAAAAAATCCTACATCTGCAAGTAGACGATAG
- the LOC134657478 gene encoding vacuolar protein sorting-associated protein 16B, whose translation MDDEDDYWNTSETKAKAFSFDDDVLSPQEILAIGQNKTPGQAEDSLFSGTSISNVKTATLPLSSLVSNKVLELILLAQSGKDPKAAQPQEQTVSTTIRRLVLGRACSLHSHRSLRSKTELLDAAGAVGDGNAILTVVLFLIQTLNKKLVYELLSSRPLALNHYISFLQNEGKISELTDLLTMLGRSPDAAMHQFQQHMRTGGSVDGLLRKVTNLVANHFNQPGTDAHQAKMLADFVKLLEWQKFAQKPVLDNKSALYCLAYCCANHWHEGAGNMMSPLTLCQRQQISPLQYDWVVLNVHAKSGKWDIVESLFTKKDWLGRTTVSSHIPIDTLLSRLSEMQASRQLLATCVNKVAASQDRLRLAQAFKIHSVVIETYAKQKDRLALQNYKMTLNPQSEEFILVENTLRDNSIKWKN comes from the exons ATGGACGACGAGGACGATTATTGGAATACCAGTGAAACCAAGGCTAAAGCGTTTAGCTTTGACGATGATGTC CTCTCACCTCAAGAAATCTTAGCTATTGGCCAGAACAAGACACCAGGCCAAGCGGAAGACAGCCTGTTCTCGGGCACAAGCATCAGCAATGTGAAAACGGCTACGCTCCCGCTGTCCAGTCTGGTGTCTAATAAAGTATTGGAGTTGA TTCTCCTCGCCCAATCCGGAAAGGATCCCAAAGCGGCCCAGCCCCAGGAGCAAACCGTGTCCACAACCATCCGAAGACTGGTTCTAGGCCGGGCCTGCTCGCTGCACAGTCACCGGAGTCTGCGGAGCAAGACGGAGCTGCTGGATGCAGCCGGGGCTGTCGGAGATGGCAATGCCATTCTAACT GTAGTATTGTTCCTGATTCAGACCCTGAACAAGAAACTAGTATACGAGCTATTGTCCTCACGACCTCTGGCACTCAACCACTATATTAGCTTCCTTCAAAACGAGGGGAAAATATCGGAGCTGACTGACCTGCTTAC aaTGCTGGGTAGATCTCCGGATGCAGCG ATGCACCAATTCCAACAACACATGCGCACAGGCGGCTCTGTGGATGGCTTACTGCGGAAGGTAACCAACCTGGTTGCCAACCATTTTAACCAACCAGGGACAGATGCGCACCAAGCGAAGATGTTAGCAGACTTCGTCAAATTACTAg AATGGCAGAAATTCGCGCAGAAACCGGTTCTCGATAACAAGTCAGCATTATACTGTCTGGCATACTGTTGTGCCAATCACTGGCACGAAGGAGCCGGCAATATGATGTCACCTCTCACTCTCTGCCAGAGACAGCAG aTAAGTCCCCTCCAGTACGACTGGGTTGTACTGAATGTACACGCCAAGTCCGGAAAATGGGATATCGTCGAGTCCTTGTTTACGAAAAAG GACTGGCTCGGCCGAACTACCGTCTCTTCCCACATACCCATAGACACCCTCCTATCGAGACTGAGCGAGATGCAAGCCAGTAGACAGTTGCTTGCAACATGCGTCAATAAGGTTGCCGCGTCACAAGACAGACTACGATTGGCACAGGCGTTCAAG ATACATTCCGTAGTAATAGAAACATACGCGAAACAGAAAGACAGACTGGCTCTCCAGAACTACAAGATGACATTAAATCCCCAGTCAGAAGAATTCATACTAGTCGAGAATACGCTTAGAGACAAT tccATCAAATGGAAAAACTGa